Proteins encoded in a region of the Dasypus novemcinctus isolate mDasNov1 chromosome 24, mDasNov1.1.hap2, whole genome shotgun sequence genome:
- the CD93 gene encoding complement component C1q receptor has translation MATSSCQLPLLLLLFLGQAGAKAAGEAVVCAGNACYTAHWGKLSAAQAQQSCSANGGNLATVKSEEEARHIQEALAQLLRPQDPTAARMGKFWIGLQREKGKCLDPNLPLKGFSWVGGGEDTLYSNWYKEGKGTCISKRCVALLLDLSLQSLPSHLPKWSEGPCGSPNSPGSNVEGFVCKFSFKGMCRPLVLGGPGQVTYTTPFLATSSSLGTVPFASSADVTCGEEEMEETHYFLCKEKDPGVFDWDSSGPLCASPKYSCSFNNGGCQQECFEGGDGSFRCGCRPGFRLLDDLVTCASRNPCSSSPCRGMATCVPGTHGKSYTCRCPPGYQLDPSQMDCEDVDECLASPCPQECINTPGGFLCECWVGYQLGPGEGEGACLDVDECAQGLAPCAQACSNTLGSFYCSCDTGYEVAREDNTQCQDVDECTRLESSPCDSLCFNTPGSFYCDCLPGWELAPNGVSCTFRNVSPGTPAGPRQREVEGTGEGSTVPSATTPSPTQGPELTSAVSPITENPSLPSDTSITLTLPQTLEPSGTPSIRMEPSTSYLMATAGWGGSADGVSADGVSADEDAVAPQSDSSTDGQKLLLFYILGTVVAFLLMLALALGLLVYRKQKAKREEKKEKKPQSAADSYSWVPERSENRAMENQYSPTPGTDC, from the coding sequence ATGGCCACCTCCAGCTGCCagctgccgctgctgctgctgctgttcctGGGCCAGGCTGGGGCCAAGGCGGCAGGAGAGGCTGTGGTCTGTGCCGGGAACGCCTGCTACACGGCCCACTGGGGCAAGCTGAGTGCGGCCCAGGCCCAGCAGAGCTGCAGCGCCAATGGGGGCAACCTGGCAACGGTGAAGTCGGAGGAGGAGGCTCGGCACATCCAGGAAGCCCTGGCCCAGCTGCTGCGGCCCCAGGACCCCACAGCTGCCCGGATGGGCAAGTTCTGGATCGGGCTGCAGCGTGAGAAGGGCAAGTGCTTGGACCCCAACCTGCCGCTGAAGGGTTTCAGCTGGGTGGGCGGCGGGGAGGACACGCTGTACTCAAACTGGTACAAGGAGGGCAAGGGCACGTGCATCTCCAAGCGCTGCGTGGCCCTCTTGCTCGACCTGTCCTTGcagtccctccccagccacctcCCCAAGTGGTCCGAGGGCCCGTGTGGGAGTCCCAACTCCCCAGGGAGCAACGTGGAGGGTTTCGTGTGCAAGTTCAGCTTCAAAGGCATGTGTCGGCCCCTGGTCCTGGGGGGCCCGGGCCAGGTGACCTATACCACCCCGTTTCTGGCCACCAGCTCCTCCCTGGGGACCGTGCCCTTTGCCTCTTCGGCTGATGTGACTTGTggggaggaggaaatggaggaGACACACTATTTCTTGTGCAAGGAGAAAGACCCCGGCGTGTTTGACTGGGACAGCTCAGGCCCCCTTTGTGCCAGCCCCAAGTACAGCTGCAGTTTCAACAACGGGGGCTGCCAGCAGGAGTGCTTTGAGGGGGGGGACGGCTCCTTCCGCTGTGGCTGCCGCCCAGGGTTCCGGCTGCTGGATGACCTGGTGACCTGCGCTTCTCGGAACCCCTGTAGCTCCAGCCCGTGCCGAGGGATGGCCACGTGTGTCCCCGGGACCCACGGGAAGAGTTACACTTGCCGCTGCCCTCCAGGCTACCAGCTGGACCCGAGCCAGATGGACTGTGAGGACGTGGATGAGTgcctggcctccccctgcccccaggagtGCATCAACACCCCGGGGGGCTTCCTCTGTGAGTGCTGGGTGGGCTACCAGCTCGGCCccggagagggagagggagcctGTCTGGACGTGGACGAGTgtgcccagggcctggcccccTGCGCCCAAGCCTGTTCCAACACCCTCGGCTCCTTCTACTGCTCCTGTGACACAGGCTACGAAGTGGCCAGGGAGGACAACACCCAATGTCAGGACGTGGACGAGTGCACCAGGCTGGAGAGCAGCCCTTGTGACAGCTTGTGCTTCAACACGCCAGGCTCTTTCTACTGCGACTGCCTGCCGGGCTGGGAGCTGGCCCCCAATGGGGTCTCCTGCACCTTCCGCAACGTGTCTCCAGGAACCCCAGCGGGGCCTCGCCAGAGGGAAGTCGAGGGAACTGGAGAGGGGAGCACAGTTCCTTCTGCAACAACACCCAGTCCTACCCAGGGTCCTGAGCTCACCTCCGCCGTGTCACCCATCACCGAGAATCCCTCCCTCCCATCTGACACCTCCATCACCCTCACCCTGCCCCAGACCCTGGAGCCTAGTGGGACCCCCAGCATCAGGATGGAGCCAAGCACTAGTTACCTCATGGCCACAGCCGGCTGGGGTGGGTCTGCAGATGGGGTCTCTGCAGATGGGGTCTCTGCAGATGAGGATGCCGTGGCCCCACAGAGCGACAGCAGTACTGATGGGCAAAAACTGCTTTTGTTCTATATCCTGGGCACGGTGGTGGCATTCCTACTCATGCTGGCCCTTGCTCTTGGGCTGCTG